The Megalobrama amblycephala isolate DHTTF-2021 linkage group LG13, ASM1881202v1, whole genome shotgun sequence genome contains a region encoding:
- the caspa gene encoding caspase a — MVKTIKDHLENTFEDLGEGNLRKFKLKLRDRKEEPRVRQATIEKVKDHLDLADLMVNTFTSPGAVPVTLEILEVIGCNQLASELRENIGDGLPVAQPPLDVVDAKQGQGPKVDAVPPYDPVLSDDWQRESQITLCSQQFKIKILGENGKEIYEAKDRSVRKRLALLINNRDFDEKAMTRRGAERDEENMEWLLNQLDYQVVKYNNLSGQEMKQAVEIFAQRPEHASSDSTFVVIMSHGKRDAILGVHHKADNPDTFPVDDIYNDLNSKNCPALHNKPKVILIQACRGGEHGRVWASDSEPDESMEIEGDDFVHMEKDFISLMSCTPDTKSYRHVQNGTFYVQLIVDVFTKHAHQDHIEELFRKVLRRFENAEMIGSYRQMACKDRASLTKLFYLFPGL; from the exons ATGGTGAAAACTATTAAAGATCACCTGGAGAATACTTTTGAGGATCTGGGGGAGGGAAATCTAAGAAAGTTTAAACTCAAATTGCGCGATCGGAAGGAAGAACCGCGCGTACGACAAGCTACAATTGAAAAAGTTAAAGACCATCTAGATCTCGCTGATTTGATGGTGAATACTTTCACATCGCCAGGCGCTGTTCCTGTAACACTCGAAATATTAGAGGTTATTGGCTGTAATCAACTTGCATCAGAGCTCAGAGAGAACATAGGAGACG GTTTGCCAGTGGCTCAGCCACCTTTGGATGTAGTAGACGCCAAACAAGGTCAGGGTCCGAAGGTTGATGCTGTTCCTCCATATGATCCTGTTCTGTCAGACGATTGGCAGAGAGAATCACAGATTACTCTGTGCAGCCAacaatttaaaatcaaaattcttGGAGAAAATGGAAAAGAG ATTTATGAAGCAAAAGACAGGTCTGTACGAAAACGTCTTGCCCTGCTTATCAACAACAGAGATTTCGACGAAAAGGCTATGACCAGGAGAGGGGctgagagagatgaagagaacATGGAATGGCTGTTAAATCAGCTGGATTATCAAGTTGTCAAGTACAACAATCTCTCTGGACAG GAAATGAAGCAAGCAGTCGAGATCTTTGCTCAACGTCCAGAACATGCATCTTCAGACAGCACCTTTGTGGTTATAATGTCCCACGGAAAGAGGGATGCCATTTTGGGTGTCCATCATAAAGCAGACAACCCTGATACCTTCCCTGTTGATGATATCTACAATGATCTGAACTCTAAGAATTGTCCAGCTCTGCATAATAAACCAAAGGTTATTCTCATCCAAGCCTGCAGGGGAG GGGAGCATGGGCGCGTGTGGGCCAGTGACAGTGAACCCGATGAGTCAATGGAAATAGAGGGCGATGACTTTGTGCACATGGAGAAAGACTTCATTTCTCTGATGTCCTGCACCCCGG ACACCAAATCTTACAGGCATGTTCAGAATGGAACGTTTTACGTCCAACTGATAGTGGATGTGTTCACGAAACATGCACATCAGGACCACATTGAGGAATTGTTCAGGAAG GTTTTAAGACGTTTTGAGAACGCAGAAATGATCGGAAGCTACAGGCAAATGGCTTGTAAAGACAGAGCATCGCTGACAAAGTTGTTCTACCTGTTCCCTGGACTTTGA
- the LOC125242861 gene encoding apoptosis-associated speck-like protein containing a CARD — protein MPKSKKEHLENTFEDLGEGNLRKFKLKLRDRKEEPRVRQATIEKVQDHLDLADLMVNTFTEPGAVPVTLEILEVIGCNQLATELRENIGDGAPVVPGPGPGAPSAEQFIDTNWTALIARVNNVDAILDELLQKKVISVEDYSNIRAEKTKPNKMRELLTGPINSAGARGKDALYQALKKSEIFLIQELEAQGK, from the exons ATGCCGAAATCTAAGAAGGAACACCTGGAGAATACTTTTGAGGATCTGGGGGAGGGAAATCTAAGAAAGTTTAAACTCAAATTGCGCGATCGGAAGGAAGAACCGCGCGTACGACAAGCTACAATTGAAAAAGTTCAAGACCATCTAGACCTCGCTGATTTGATGGTGAACACTTTCACAGAGCCAGGCGCTGTTCCTGTAACACTCGAAATATTAGAGGTTATTGGCTGTAATCAACTGGCAACGGAGCTCAGAGAGAACATAGGAGACG GAGCTCCAGTTGTTCCTGGACCTGGCCCGGGGGCTCCATCTGCTG AGCAATTCATCGATACGAATTGGACAGCACTGATAGCAAGAGTTAACAATGTGGACGCCATCCTAGATGAACTTCTTCAGAAGAAAGTCATCTCAGTCGAGGATTACAGTAACATTCGTGCTGAGAAAACCAAACCAAATAAGATGAGAGAGTTATTAACAGGCCCAATTAACTCTGCTGGCGCTAGAGGGAAAGATGCTTTATATCAAGCTCTCAAGAAGTCAGAGATCTTTCTAATTCAAGAGCTTGAGGCTCAGGGAAAGTGA